In the Geothermobacter hydrogeniphilus genome, ATCGTCCTCGATGCGCACGATGTCGTCCTCGCCGAGGTAGCTGCCGGACTGGACCTCGATGATCTGCAGCGGGATCTGTCCGGGGTTTTCGAGGCGGTGAACTTCACCTAAGGGGATGTAGGTCGACTGGTTCTCGGTCAGGGTCAGGACCTGGTCGCCGCAGGTGACGCGGGCGGTACCGGAGACGACGATCCAGTGTTCGGCGCGGTGGTGGTGCTTCTGCAGCGACAGGCTGGCGCCGGGATTGACGGTGATGCGCTTGACCTGGAAGCGTTCGCCGGCGTCGACCCCCTCGTAGGCGCCCCAGGGGCGATTGACGCGGCGGTGCAGCAGCGCCTCGCCGCGCTGTTCCTCTTTCAGCCGGGAGACGATCTGTTTGACCTCCTGCACCCGCCCCTTGTCGGCAACCAGCACCGCGTCGGCGGTTTCGACCACCACCAAGTCGCGGGTGCCGACCGCGGCGATCATCCGGCTGCCGGCGTGCAGCAGGCAGCCACGGGCATCCTCGGTGAGCACGTCTCCGTGGCAGACGTTGCCGGCGGCATCCTGTTCACCAACCTCCCAGAGGGCGGAGAAGGAGCCGACATCGTTCCAGCCGGCGGACAGCGGGATAACCGCCGCGTTTTCGGTTTTCTCCATCACCGCGTAATCGATGGAGTCGGCCGGACAGGCGGCGAAGGCCTCGCTCCCGAGGCGCAGGAAATCGAGATCGGCGGTCAGCGACCCATGCGCGGCGCGACAGGCGGCGAGCATCCCGGGATTGAATTTTTCCAGTTCTTCCAGGTAGACGGAGGCACGGAACAGGAACATGCCACTGTTCCAGTAGTAGCCGCCGGCGTCGAGGTAGGACTGTGCGGTGGCGGCGT is a window encoding:
- a CDS encoding mannose-1-phosphate guanylyltransferase/mannose-6-phosphate isomerase, whose protein sequence is MILPVILSGGAGTRLWPLSRELYPKQLLPLCGEQTMLQQTAARLDGLTDIAAPLVICNEAHRFLVAEQLRADGCGHSGIILEPVGRNTAPAVAVAALRATADGDDPLLLILPADHVIADIPAFQAAVEAGRAVAGEGQLVTFGIVPDRPETGYGYIRAGEPLEWRSEARGARREEDRETGAGEMLDVRCKTQSQNHQDTSHISHLTSPTTACAVAAFVEKPDAATAQSYLDAGGYYWNSGMFLFRASVYLEELEKFNPGMLAACRAAHGSLTADLDFLRLGSEAFAACPADSIDYAVMEKTENAAVIPLSAGWNDVGSFSALWEVGEQDAAGNVCHGDVLTEDARGCLLHAGSRMIAAVGTRDLVVVETADAVLVADKGRVQEVKQIVSRLKEEQRGEALLHRRVNRPWGAYEGVDAGERFQVKRITVNPGASLSLQKHHHRAEHWIVVSGTARVTCGDQVLTLTENQSTYIPLGEVHRLENPGQIPLQIIEVQSGSYLGEDDIVRIEDDYGR